One genomic segment of Naumovozyma castellii chromosome 7, complete genome includes these proteins:
- the NMA111 gene encoding Nma111p (ancestral locus Anc_2.150) — MTLPMDNRKRLHSNVEEHEESIKRRVVDHQQEVAAADALASSDDVNFKDSENYVRWQNTISKVVNSVVSIHFAQVAPFDCDPALVSEATGFVVDSDLGIILTNRHVVGAGPFVGYVVFDNHEECDVIPIYRDPVHDFGFLKFDPKKIKYTKIQALELKPSLAKVGSEIRVVGNDAGEKLSILAGFISRLDRNAPDYGELTYNDFNTEYIQAAASASGGSSGSPVVNIDGYAVALQAGGSTEASTDFFLPLDRILRALQCVQNNKPITRGTIQIQWLLKPFDECRRLGLTSERETQIREMYPEKIGLLVAETVLREGPGDGKIKEGDTLIAVNGEIISSFIQLDDILDSGIGNDIEIIIQRGGIESTVVCKVGDLHNITPDRYVEVCGATFNELSYQMARFYALPVKGVFICSASGSFNFDNKEKIGWIVDSVDNKDTPDLDTFIEVMKHIPDRKRVTVRYHHMTDQHSPHVTSIYIDRHWCSEFRVYKRNDTTGIWDYYNVAEPLPAEPISPKTARFIDIPSDNPQIAKLSHSLCLVTTMAAIPLDSLPGETLRTSGLIIDAEGGYVIVSRRAVPHDCLDVFVTIADSVLVPAKLEFLHPTQNYAIIKYDPKLVIANIITPKLSKKRVERGDKLKFIGLTNSNKLLTSDTTVTDIASVSIPSNLIPRYRATNLEALSIDSIVSPRCHSGILTDDDGTVRALWLSFLGEREESKEKIYLMGLDIMDCMNVINILKRGQKPIVRIVDAGFGSITILNARIRGVPEEWIERMEKESQDRLQFMTVSRVSYTKEPIRLETGDVILSVNDRLVTKMDHLSGIVGASDEYKEDPELRFKVVRNGKVVDLNVKTVAVHETDRLVIFAGSILQMPHHAVRQAMADIPKGVYCTFRGESSPALQYGISATNFITHVNEVETPDLEIFLTEVRKIEDNSYCNMRLMSFDNVPFAISLKTNYHYFPTAELRRDDATGKWIEEEYNKTEEKTV; from the coding sequence ATGACTCTACCAATGGACAATAGGAAGAGATTGCATTCTAACGTTGAAGAGCACGAAGAATCCATCAAAAGGCGAGTTGTCGACCATCAGCAAGAAGTCGCTGCCGCTGACGCCCTAGCGAGCTCTGATGACGTTAACTTCAAGGATTCTGAAAACTATGTCAGATGGCAGAACACAATCTCTAAAGTGGTCAATTCAGTGGTCTCCATTCATTTTGCCCAAGTCGCACCCTTCGATTGTGATCCTGCGTTAGTATCGGAAGCCACTGGGTTCGTCGTAGACTCTGACTTAGGGATTATTTTGACGAACAGACATGTTGTTGGTGCAGGACCATTTGTTGGGTACGTCGTCTTTGATAATCATGAAGAATGTGACGTTATTCCTATCTACAGAGACCCAGTTCATGATTTTGGgttcttgaaatttgatCCgaagaaaatcaaatataCAAAGATTCAAGCATTGGAACTGAAGCCTTCATTAGCCAAAGTGGGCTCTGAAATTAGAGTTGTCGGGAATGATGCCGGTGAAAAATTGAGTATTCTTGCGGGGTTTATCAGTAGACTAGATAGAAATGCTCCTGATTATGGTGAACTGACTTATAATGATTTTAACACTGAATATATCCAAGCTGCTGCTTCAGCATCTGGTGGTTCGTCTGGGTCACCCGTTGTCAACATTGATGGGTATGCCGTGGCATTACAAGCTGGTGGTTCCACCGAAGCCTCTACTGATTTTTTCCTTCCGTTAGATAGAATACTTAGAGCCTTACAATGTGtgcaaaataataaaccaatAACGCGTGGGACTATTCAAATCCAATGGTTGTTGAAACCGTTTGACGAATGTAGAAGACTAGGGTTGACCTCCGAACGTGAAACCCAAATACGTGAAATGTATCCTGAAAAAATTGGTCTACTAGTTGCTGAAACTGTATTAAGAGAAGGACCTGGTGATGGTAAGATTAAAGAAGGTGATACGCTTATTGCTGTAAATGGtgaaataatatcatcctTCATCCAATTGGATGATATATTAGATAGTGGGATTGGAAATGACATTGAAATTATCATCCAACGTGGAGGTATCGAGAGTACAGTGGTTTGCAAAGTTGGTGATTTGCACAATATTACACCTGATCGTTATGTCGAGGTTTGTGGTGCTACATTTAATGAACTATCATATCAAATGGCAAGATTCTACGCCTTACCAGTAAAAGGTGTGTTTATTTGTAGTGCATCAGgatcatttaattttgataataaggaaaagattgGTTGGATTGTGGATTCAGTAGATAATAAAGACACTCCAGATCTTGACACATTCATAGAAGTCATGAAGCATATTCCTGATCGCAAACGTGTTACAGTACGATACCATCATATGACTGATCAACATTCTCCACACGTGAcatctatatatattgaCCGTCATTGGTGTAGTGAATTCAGGGTATATAAGAGGAATGACACCACAGGTATATGGGATTATTATAACGTGGCAGAACCTTTACCAGCTGAACCAATCTCCCCCAAAACTGCCAGGTTTATCGACATTCCAAGCGACAATCCTCAAATTGCAAAATTGTCACATTCTTTATGTTTGGTCACCACTATGGCGGCTATACCTTTGGATTCCCTACCTGGGGAAACTTTGAGAACATCTGGGTTAATAATCGACGCAGAAGGAGGATATGTCATTGTTTCTCGTAGAGCTGTACCACATGATTGTTTGGATGTATTTGTTACCATCGCAGATTCTGTCCTTGTTCCAGCCAAATTAGAATTCTTACACCCAACTCAAAATTACGCCATTATAAAATATGATCCAAAGTTGGTTATCGCTAATATTATAACACCTAAGTTATCTAAAAAGAGAGTAGAACGTGgtgataaattgaaatttattggaCTTACGAATAGTAATAAGTTATTGACGTCCGATACTACTGTGACTGATATTGCCTCTGTGAGTATTCCAAGCAATTTAATTCCAAGATACCGAGCCACCAATTTGGAAGCGCTTTCCATCGATAGTATAGTAAGTCCCAGATGTCATTCAGGGATATTgacagatgatgatggtacTGTCAGGGCTCTATGGCTGTCATTCCTAGgtgaaagagaagaaagcaaagaaaaaatatactTGATGGGTCTTGATATAATGGATTGCATGAATGTTATAAACATTTTAAAGAGAGGGCAGAAACCAATAGTTAGAATTGTAGATGCTGGATTTGGGTCGATTACTATCTTGAATGCAAGAATAAGAGGTGTTCCTGAAGAATGGATTGAAAGGATGGAAAAGGAATCACAAGATCGTTTACAGTTTATGACTGTGTCAAGAGTCTCCTACACCAAGGAACCTATTAGGTTAGAGACAGGAGATGTGATTCTATCCGTGAATGACAGATTAGTAACTAAGATGGATCATTTATCTGGTATCGTTGGCGCATCGGATGAATATAAGGAAGATCCAGAACTGAGGTTTAAAGTAGTCCGCAATGGTAAAGTGGTTGATTTGAATGTTAAGACCGTCGCCGTCCATGAGACTGATCGCCTGGTTATATTTGCAGGGTCTATTCTACAGATGCCTCATCATGCAGTTCGTCAAGCAATGGCCGATATTCCAAAAGGTGTATATTGCACATTTAGAGGAGAATCATCCCCGGCACTTCAATACGGTATTTCTGCCACCAATTTCATTACACATGTTAACGAAGTGGAAACTCCAGatttagaaatatttttaacaGAAGTGAggaaaattgaagataacAGTTATTGCAACATGAGATTAATGTCATTCGATAATGTGCCATTTGCTATATCACTGAAGACAAACTACCATTACTTCCCAACAGCTGAGTTAAGAAGAGATGACGCCACTGGAAAATGGAtcgaagaagaatataataagacagaagaaaaaacagTATAA
- the SSN8 gene encoding cyclin-dependent protein serine/threonine kinase regulator SSN8 (ancestral locus Anc_2.294) has product MSGSYWTSTQRHNWQFTKTSLAKERQKLWILECQLFPQGLNITMDAPKPNSSDNSNGTIMRPTTKNIPITHRDLHYDRDYNLRIYCYFLIMKLGRRLNIRQCALATAHIYLSRFLLRTSVREVNLYLLVTTTVYLACKVEECPQYIRTLVSEARSLWPEFVPPDPTKVTEFEFYLLEELESYLIVHHPYRPLEQIVETLKMEPFQLNLTADDLQNCWSLINDSYITDANLIYPPHIIAMSCLFITIALKNIDANVGNGNTKNDNLITRALSGENGMSKTQEVFNLYMAQSQVDLEEVMDTIQEQITLYDHWDKYHEPWVKFLLHTLYLRPSSISN; this is encoded by the coding sequence ATGTCAGGAAGCTACTGGACGTCAACACAGAGACACAATTGGCAATTCACCAAGACCTCTCTGGCGAAAGAGAGGCAGAAATTATGGATTCTGGAATGTCAACTATTCCCCCAGGGATTAAATATAACAATGGATGCCCCGAAACCAAACTCCAGTGACAATTCAAATGGTACAATTATGAGGCCGACAACGAAGAATATACCGATAACTCATAGGGACCTTCATTACGATAGAGACTATAACCTTAGGATATACTGCTATTTCTTGATTATGAAACTTGGGAGAAGATTAAATATCCGACAGTGTGCTCTTGCTACAGCCCATATTTACCTATCAAGATTTCTTCTAAGAACTTCTGTGAGGGAAGTTAACCTATACCTACTGGTGACTACAACTGTTTATTTGGCATGCAAAGTGGAGGAATGTCCGCAATATATACGAACGTTAGTAAGTGAGGCAAGATCATTATGGCCTGAATTTGTTCCACCTGATCCAACAAAGGTCacagaatttgaattttacttattagaagaattggaaagttATTTAATAGTCCATCATCCTTATCGACCATTAGAGCAAATTGTAGAGACCTTAAAGATGGAGCCGTTCCAATTAAACTTGACCGCAGATGACCTTCAAAACTGTTGGTCTTTGATTAATGACAGTTATATTACAGACGCTAATTTAATATATCCACCTCACATCATTGCAATGTCatgtttatttattacaaTAGCTCTCAAGAACATAGACGCAAATGTTGGTAACGGCAATACAAAGAATGATAATCTGATAACCCGTGCATTAAGTGGAGAGAATGGAATGTCGAAAACCCAGGAAGTCTTTAATCTATATATGGCACAATCACAGGTCGATTTAGAAGAAGTAATGGATACGATACAAGAGCAGATCACTTTGTATGATCATTGGGATAAATATCATGAGCCATGGgtcaaatttcttctacATACATTATATTTAAGACCCTCCTCGATATCTAATTAG
- the NAF1 gene encoding RNA-binding snoRNP assembly protein (ancestral locus Anc_2.146), with product MSEDLFTKAIENPADATLKLKLDLPDDIPIDDISSDENIEENDKTEEKIPTTQKEDEIEKVLEAASDMDEKTKEIASPDIEDEDRNEDESDKESETNSSSDSDEGSVLDGVVLEEDDEEEPSSTGPIRSKNELTEEPIPSIPEDYEINENTDITHIGVIQSVLDNNIIIHANLSGEKRVLKDGSIFCLEDRTVIGTLCEVFGQLQNPFYRIKVPSEKNELLAKLKSHIGEKAFIVVPDAHWIDTFELKRYRGTDASNGYDEELPEEEQEFSDDEKEAQFKKMRKEQKKRKGQDRGKEGDIGKDANKRSKARNNNNNNHNNKFNKPHTAPTNDNHAHGYRSRNTRQTNKTLNENSQGRTNNGNIPNGMNNPYLQYGSGIALQPFVPPTQYPPNQYPPFPQPTSNQFPVYPQVPQMPQIYPPTMGHFPPQYVPQGQYPPPSNSGFSNNPVQAFGPPQYNQQYPIASQPQPQPNNLSLAQPNQQFGMTPAHQLHQLLLKQQQQQQNQNPDYQQPRP from the coding sequence CTCCCAGATGATATCCCTATTGATGATATAAGTAGCGATgaaaacattgaagaaaatgataagaCTGAGGAGAAGATACCAACCACCCAAAAAGAGGATGAAATAGAAAAGGTTTTGGAAGCCGCTAGTGACATGGACGAAAAGACAAAAGAAATTGCATCGCCGGATATAGAGGATGAGGATCGCAATGAGGATGAAAGTGACAAAGAAAGTGAAACTAATAGCTCGAGCGATTCTGATGAGGGTTCAGTTCTTGATGGCGTTGTTTTagaagaggatgatgaagaagaaccaAGTTCCACAGGCCCCATTCGTTCCAAGAATGAATTAACTGAGGAACCTATCCCTTCTATTCCTGAAGATTATGAAATTAACGAAAATACTGATATAACTCATATTGGTGTGATTCAATCCGTCCTTgacaataatattattatacaTGCAAATTTATCTGGTGAAAAACGAGTCCTGAAAGACGGTTCGATCTTCTGTTTGGAAGATCGTACAGTTATAGGTACATTGTGTGAAGTCTTTGGCCAATTACAAAATCCATTTTATAGAATAAAAGTGCCAtctgaaaagaatgaattaCTTGCTAAATTGAAGAGCCATATTGGAGAAAAGGCATTCATTGTAGTTCCTGATGCACATTGGATTGACACTTTTGAGTTGAAGCGTTATAGAGGTACTGATGCCTCAAATGGCTACGACGAAGAACTaccagaagaagaacaagaattcTCAGATGATGAGAAGGAAGCACAATTTAAGAAGATGagaaaagaacaaaagaagagaaaggGCCAAGATAGAGGAAAGGAAGGCGACATAGGAAAAGATGCGAACAAACGATCAAAGGCtagaaacaacaacaacaataaccATAACAACAAGTTCAATAAGCCTCATACAGCACCAACAAATGATAATCATGCTCATGGTTACAGATCACGTAATACACGCCAAACGAACAAGACGTTAAATGAGAATTCACAGGGCAGAACCAACAATGGTAATATACCCAATGGAATGAATAATCCATATCTACAATATGGTAGTGGAATTGCACTTCAACCATTTGTGCCACCAACTCAATACCCACCTAACCAATATCCTCCATTCCCACAACCTACGAGTAATCAATTTCCCGTATATCCTCAAGTACCTCAAATGCCTCAGATATATCCTCCAACTATGGGTCATTTTCCTCCACAATATGTCCCTCAAGGTCAATATCCACCACCAAGCAATTCTGGATTCTCTAATAATCCTGTACAGGCTTTTGGACCACCACAATACAACCAACAATACCCGATTGCTTCACAACCACAGCCACAACCGAACAACCTATCACTTGCTCAACCTAACCAACAGTTTGGCATGACCCCTGCTCATCAATTACATCAGCTATTGTTaaagcaacaacagcaacaacaaaaccAAAATCCAGATTACCAACAGCCAAGGCCTTAA